The Fusarium graminearum PH-1 chromosome 2, whole genome shotgun sequence genome includes a region encoding these proteins:
- a CDS encoding acetyl-CoA hydrolase, which produces MASPVASAALKARVRNPALLKKLARPEDLMHHFPNGSYIGWSGFTAVGYPKKVPAAMADYVEQNNLQSKMKYSLFVGASAGSETENRWAALDMINRRSPHQVGKDIAKGINSGRINFFDKHLSMFPSDLVYGFYTKDRQNSNLDVTVVEATDILEDGSFVPGASVGATPELIQMADKVIIEVNTAIPSFKGLHDITFTDVPPHRTPYNITAVEDRIGSTSVKVDPSKVVAIVESDYWDATGPNAAMDDTSRQIAGHLIEFFEHEVAHGRMPANLLPLQSGIGNVANAIVGGLNESKFKNLKVWTEVIQDTFLDLFDSGKLDYATATSTRFSPDGFKRFYDNWDAYADKILLRSQAVSNAPEIIKRLGVIGMNTPVEVDIYAHANSTCVSGTRMLNGLGGSADFLRNAKYSIMHTPSSRPSKTDPHGVSCIVPMCTHIDQTEHDLDVIVTEQGLADVRGLSPRERARVIINKCAHPKYQPILTHYYEKAESEGLKKGMGHEPHLLFNAFDLHKALAEEGSMLKVKPW; this is translated from the exons atggcttctcctgTTGCTTCTGCCGCCCTCAAGGCGCGTGTGCGCAATCCcgctctcctcaagaagcttgcgCGACCTGAGGATCTCATGCACCACTTTCCCAATGGTTCTTATATCGGCTGGTCTGGATTTACCGCTGTCGGATACCCAAA GAAGGTCCCTGCCGCCATGGCCGACTATGTCGAGCAGAACAACCTCCAGAGCAAGATGAAGTACTCCCTCTTTGTCGGCGCCTCGGCAGGTTCCGAGACGGAGAACCGATGGGCTGCTCTCGACATGATCAACAGGCGAAGCCCTCACCAGGTCGGCAAGGACATTGCCAAGGGAATCAACTCTGGTCGCAtcaacttcttcgacaagCATCTGTCCATGTTCCCTTCGGATCTTGTCTAC GGTTTTTACACAAAGGACCGTCAAaacagcaaccttgatgttactgttgttgaggctaCTGACATTCTTGAGGATGGCAGCTTCGTCCCTGGTGCCTCTGTTGGTGCCACTCCCGAGTTGATCCAAATGGCCGACAAG GTCATCATCGAGGTCAACACTGCTATCCCCTCCTTCAAGGGTCTCCACGATATTACCTTTACCGACGTCCCTCCCCACCGCACACCTTACAACATCACCGCCGTTGAGGACCGCATTGGTTCCACTTCGGTCAAGGTTGATCCCTCCAAGgtcgtcgctatcgtcgAGTCCGACTACTGGGATGCCACCGGCCCCAACGCCGCCATGGACGACACCTCTCGCCAGATTGCCGGCCACTTGATTGAGTTCTTCGAGCACGAGGTTGCTCACGGTCGCATGCCCGCCAACCTTTTGCCTCTTCAATCCGGTATCGGCAACGTCGCCAACGCTATTGTCGGTGGTCTGAACgagtccaagttcaagaacctcaaggtCTGGACCGAGGTCATCCAGGACACTTTCCTCGATCTCTTCGACTCTGGCAAGCTCGACTATGCTACCGCCACCTCTACTCGCTTCTCTCCCGACGGTTTCAAGCGCTTCTACGACAACTGGGACGCCTACGCcgacaagatcctcctcCGAAGCCAGGCTGTCTCCAACGCTCCCGAGATCATCAAGCGTCTTGGTGTTATCGGCATGAACACCCCTGTTGAGGTCGACATTTATGCCCACGCCAACTCTACTTGTGTTAGCGGAACCCGTATGCTCAACGGTCTTGGTGGATCAGCCGATTTCCTCCGTAACGCCAAGTACTCTATCATGCACACTCCCTCCAGCCGACCTTCCAAGACCGATCCCCACGGTGTCTCTTGCATTGTCCCCATGTGCACTCACATTGACCAGACCGAGCACGACCTCGATGTCATTGTGACTGAGCAGGGTCTTGCTGATGTCCGCGGTCTTTCTCCCCGCGAGCGCGCCCgcgtcatcatcaacaagtgTGCTCACCCCAAGTACCAGCCTATCCTGACACACTACTACGAGAAGGCCGAGAGTgagggtctcaagaagggTATGGGCCACGAGCCTCACCTCCTCTTCAACGCTTTCGATCTCCACAAGGCTCTTGCTGAGGAGGGCAGCAtgctcaaggtcaagcctTGGTAA